One window from the genome of Anguilla rostrata isolate EN2019 chromosome 5, ASM1855537v3, whole genome shotgun sequence encodes:
- the LOC135256022 gene encoding fibrous sheath CABYR-binding protein-like — MVVLQKWLLSVGDMMGAVKMMAVASVEVAAASVGDSAIAASVRVLEEELQVGEEPKALEEELQVGEKGVVPAEAVATPVGQPEDVPAEVAGEAATLEEVTVVTEPPATAEAPPVEVEAEMEAGAAAGSDEGPGEEIQAGVLEVAPEPAVPSEDTDTIPLLEGTSDVLAHRSLEAVAEETLAAVATEHESAAAQKAEQAEDSAPSGEEDSQAEEPAVATAAEVAGAEEPSDLGGERGGIPIAMPTLAITLPSPALHELHLEPTAGPAAWAASGAEAAPPAGLEDQVAEDVVAGEESTVKPSPVAEQQETALLEDPHLGGGAAGDGSAGGPPAG, encoded by the exons ATGGTGGTGCTGCAGAAATGGCTTCTGTCTG TGGGAGACATGATGGGTGCTGTGAAAATGATGGCGGTAGCCTCCGTGGAGGTCGCCGCTGCCTCCGTGGGGGACAGTGCGATTGCTGCTTCGGTcagggtgctggaggaggagctgcaggtgggggaggagcctaaggccctggaggaggagctacAGGTGGGGGAGAAGGGAGTCGTGCCTGCAGAGGCCGTGGCTACCCCCGTGGGGCAGCCTGAGGATGTTCCAGCGGAGGTGGCGGGTGAGGCCGCCACCCTTGAAGAGGTCACAGTAGTAACAGAGCCCCCCGCCACGGCGGAGGCTCCACCCGTGGAGGTGGAGGCAGAGATGGAGGCAGGAGCAGCGGCCGGTTCTGATGAAGGTCCTGGAGAGGAGATCCAGGCGGGAGTGTTGGAGGTGGCCCCAGAGCCTGCTGTCCCCTCGGAGGACACGGACACGATCCCGCTGCTGGAGGGGACGAGCGACGTCCTGGCACATCGCTCTCTGGAGGCGGTTGCCGAGGAGACGCTAGCCGCCGTGGCGACAGAGCATGAGTCAGCGGCTGCACAGAAAGCTGAACAGGCCGAGGATTCTGCCCCGTCGGGAGAGGAGGACTCCCAGGCCGAAGAGCCGGCCGTTGCCACGGCAGCGGAGGTAGCCGGGGCGGAGGAACCGTCTGACCTTGGCGGGGAGAGAGGCGGCATTCCCATCGCCATGCCGACTCTTGCCATCACACTGCCCTCCCCAGCCCTGCACGAGCTGCACCTGGAGCCTACGGCGGGCCCTGCGGCATGGGCTGCGTCTGGCGCAGaagcagcgccccctgctgggctggAGGATCAGGTTGCAGAAGACGTGGTGGCGGGGGAAGAGAGCACCGTGAAGCCCAGCCCGGTGGCGGAGCAGCAGGAGACGGCTCTGCTGGAGGACCCCCA CCTCGGTGGCGGAGCAGCAGGAGACGGCTCTGCCGGAGGACCCCCAGCAGGCTGA